The sequence below is a genomic window from Acidilobus saccharovorans 345-15.
GGGACCTGCAGAGGGAGCTCATAAGGGCGGACGTCAACGTCGCACTTGTAAAGAGGCTCAGCGACGCCATAAGGCAGAGGGCCCTCGAGCAGGAGCCGCCCCCGGGCGTCAGCAGGAGGGACTGGTTCCTGAAGATAGTCTATGAGGAGCTTGTCAAGGTGTTCGGGGGAGAGGAGCCGCCGAGCGTGGAGCCGAGGAAGGTGCCCTGGGTGATCCTCCTCGTGGGCGTGCAGGGCTCGGGGAAGACCACAACGGCGGGCAAGCTCGCCAGGTTCTACAGCGCCAGGGGCTACAGGGTAGGCCTGGTGGAGACCGACACCTACAGGCCCGGGGCCCTCGAGCAGCTGAGGACCCTGGCCCAGATGTCAGGGGCCCTCTTCTACGGGGAGCCCGCTGGGAGGGCCGAGGAGATAGCCTCCAGGGGGGTCAAGGAGCTCGAGTCCAGGGGGGCCCAGGTCATCATAGTTGACACCGCCGGGAGGCACGGCTACGGCGACGAGCAGGCGCTCCTGGACGAGATGAGGAGGATAGCCGACGCCGTGAGCCCCGACGAGGTGGCCCTCGTGGTTGACGCCGCCATAGGCCAGAGGGCCTTCGACCTTGCAAGGAGGTTCCACGAGGCCACACCGATCGGCACAATAATAGTGACAAAGCTTGACGGCACGGCCAAGGGCGGAGGGGTTCTCTCGGCCGTCGCGGCCACGGGGGCGAGGGTTAAGTTCGTGGGCACGGGCGAGAAGGTGGACGAGCTGGAGCCCTTCGACCCCCAGGGCTTCGTCTCAAGGATCATGGGCCTCGGCGACATAAGGTCGCTGCTGGAGAGGGTCAGGGAGGCCGAGGCCGAGGAGAGGGCTGTAAAGGTAGTGGAGGAGGACATAGAGAAGGGCAGGGTCAACATGAGGACCATATACGCCCAGCTCAAGTCAATAAGGAGGCTGGGCCCGCTGAGCAGGGTCCTGGAGATGCTGCCCCTGTCCACGCTCCCTGTCAAGGTTGGCGACGAGCAGGTGAAGCTCGGGGAGGAGAAGATCAACAAGTGGCTTCACATAATAGAGAGCATGACTTACGAGGAGCTTGACGACCCGGACATAATAGACAGGTCGAGGATGAGGAGGATAGCTGTGGGCAGCGGGACCACGGTTAACGACGTCAAGGAGCTGCTGGCCTACTACAAGTCAGTCAAGGCGGTGGTCAAGAGGCTGAAGAGGGACAGGTCCCTCCTCAGGAGGTTTGGCCTGCAGGCTGGGGAGTAGGCTGGGAGCCCTGCGGGGCGAGGGCCACCGTTATCTCCACGGCCGGGAGCTTCACCTTGCCTTTGTCTGTGTCGACCTCCTCGTAGTCCGCCGAGAAGGACTTGACATAGAGGTTCGTGAAGTACCTGGCCTTCACGGCGCTTATCACGTCAACGGCCTTGCATATGGCCTTCCCCCTGGCCTTAACCTTGACCTCGGCCGAGGGGGACGAGTTGAAGACCTCTATGAGGGCAAGCATGTAGTTAACTACGGGCTTCTTGCCTATGAGCACCACGTTCTCCTGGCCCTGCGACATATACTTCGCCTCAAGGTGGGTGGGGGCTTGGCAATAAAAGCGTTAGGCAGCCCTCCTGAGGAGGTCGTAGGCCAGCGAGGCCACCACGAGGACCGCTGCCCCGGCGGCCGCCCCCAGGTTTGAGAGCCTCCCGTAGCCCGTCACCCTGTAGTCCACGCTGACCCCCACGCTTGAGCTGGAGTTGCTGGGCACTGCCACCACCACGAGGTAGCTGGAGCTGTTCACATTGCCCCTCACGGTGTAGACGCCGTTCACCGGCCTGGAGTACTTCACCGCGTTCTGGAAGGCCTCCTCCACGAATATGGGGTTGCCCTGGAGGCCGGCAACCTCCACTATCACTCCGGCCCTGAAGTCCTCGTCCGTCGAGAGCGTGACGACCTTGAGCCCGAGGCCCTTGACCTGGGGCAGGAGGGCTATCGGGTTTGCCTGAAGGCTCAGGTAGAGCACCTGGGAGGCCCCGATGATCCTCATGGTGGCGACTCCCTGGGACGTAGTCGGCATAACCACTGCAACTGCCGCGCCCACCTGTGACGAGGGCACTGCGGTCGAGTAAGAGGTTCCCAGCTGGACGCCGTAGTAGGTGGCCACCAGGCTCGATATTATCAACGCGACACCGACGAAGAACAGCAGCCTTGACACGGCTGTCCTGTACCACCTCAAGTCGGCTCGAACCTCCTCTCAAAGTAGTAGAAGTAGAGGCCTAATAGAACAGCGTACGAGAGCGGCACCACAAGGTACTGCCATGCGCTGACGGCCTGCCCAGTGAGGCCGTAGTAGACGTCGAAGTAGAACCCCATGGAGTTCGAGGCGTTCACGAGCGACTGTATGTTGTCAAGGAGCCCTATCAGGTAGAGCACCCCCGAGAGGGCCACGTAGCCGAAGTAGAAGGATATGCTTGCAATTATAGCGGTGCCCGTAGACCTGAACCTGCTGGCCAGCAGAAGGAAGACTGTGCCGTAGAGCTGGCTCTGCACCAGGTACGAGGCCCACATGGCCGCGTACTGGGCGGGGCCCCTGAGCACCACGGGGTAGAGCATTACGGCCGTCACTATGGCCGGCACCCCAAGGAGCATGGCCGCCGGGAGCAGCGACCTGGTTATGTAGAGCACCGCCGCCACCGCCCTCCTCGAGATGGGGTAGCTCATGTAGACCTGCATTATCCCCCCTTGCACTATGTTCACGAGGTCTGACGAGGCCCTTATCGCGATGTATATCGTTGTCACGAAGAGCGCCAGCGACTCTGGGCTGAAGGTGAAGCCGGGCCCCAGGGCGGCCACGGGGCTTGATATTGGCTGAAGCACTGAGAGGGCGCCGCCCATGGCCGCTACCACGAGGAGCATTATGTCAAAGCCGGGCGGCCTGAGGGCGTCCCAGAGGTCCAGGTAAAGCAGTTCAAGGCTCCTCCTTATGGACATTCAGCTCACCTCCCTCAGGAGCTCCTCGAGGCCAGGCTCCACCAGGTCTATGCCGTAGTACCTTATGCCGGAGCTCACTGCGTCCGCAAGCGCCAGCAGGAGGGCCCTCTCGTCGTCAGGCCCCCTGAGCCTGACCGTGACCTCCTGGACCCCGGCCTCCGCGTTGAGCCCCCTCCCGATGAGCGCCTTTGCCAGCGCCTGGGGGTCAGGCGCCCTGACCCTGGCGACCTTGATGGACCCTATGACCTCGTCGGGGGCCCCTTGGGCCACCACAGAGCCCTGCTTTATCACGACTATCCTGTCGACGACCCTCAGCACCTCGGAGAGCACGTGGCTTGAGAGCAGTATCGTCACCCCCCTCTCCTTCTTTAGCCTTGAGAGCGTCTCGAGCACGGAGGCCCTCTCGACGGGGTCAAGGTTGCTGGTGGGCTCGTCGGCCACAAGAAACTTTGGGGAGGCCACGAGGGCGTGGGCTATGGCTGCCCTCTGCTTGAGGCCTGCCGAGAGCTGGCCGAAGGGCCTGGACTCGTGGCCCTCGAGGCCTGCCAGCTTAACCGCCTCCCTCACGTCAGACTCGGGCACCCCGTAGATCCTGGCAGCCCTCCTCAGCAGCTCTATGACCGGCATGGTCGCCGGGAGGGAGGGCCTCTCAAATATGACCCCCACGCTCTCCCTCGCCGTGGGGTCAAGGAAGGGGTCCCTGCCGAACAGCCTGACGTCGCCCGAGTCCCTCCTCAGGAGGCCCAGGGAGACCCTTATGAGGGTTGTCTTGCCCGCGCCGTTGGGGCCCACGAGGCCCAGGAACTCGCCCTCCCCAATGCTCACGCTGACGCCCCTCAGGGCCTCCCTGTCCCCGAACCTCTTCCGCACGTCCCTGAGCTCCAGCACGGCCTGGCCCAAAGCCTTAGCTCCCAGCCCCACTGTGGGCGCGGGCTTAATTTTCCTTTAATACAGGGAAGACCGGGGTCGGGTTGAGCTGCAACGCAATAGTCACAGGGGCCAGCAGGGGCATAGGCCTCGAGGCGGCCAGGGCCCTGGCCTCGAGGGGCTGCGACGAGCTCCTGGTCGCAAGGGACAGGGCGGGGCTCGAGGAGGCCTCCAGGGAGCTGTCATCGAAGTACGGGGTTAAGGCCATACCAAGGCCCGCCGACATGACGTCAAGGGAGTCGGAGGCCATAGTTGACGAGGCCAGGTCCCTCCTGGGCGACATAGACGTGGCATTTGTGAGCTACGGCAACCCCCCGTGCGAGCCCTGCGAGCCCGCCGACGCCAGCTGGGACGACTGGCAGTACGCCGCCTCCATGTACCTCGTGTTCCCCGCCAGGCTCCTGGGGAGGCTTGCCAGGGTCAACGGGAGGAAGGCCACAGTGATACTGGTCTCCAGCTTCTCCTCCAGGTCGCCCATGTGGCCCACCGGGGTAAGCGACGTCGTGAGGGCCGGCCTCCCGGCCATGGCGAAGCTCTTCTCAAGGGCCTACCCGGGGTCGCTCAGGGTCATAGTCCTTGAGCTGGGCAGCTTCAGGACCCCCGGGGCTGAGAGGCTCATAGGTGAGCTCGCGAGGAGGGAGGGCGTGAGCGCCGAGGACTACTGGTCAAGGGTCGCCTCCATGTCGCCCCTGAGGAGGCTCGGGAGGCCGGAGGAGCTGAGGGAGCTCATAGCGTGGCTCGCCTTCTCGCCCGAGTACCTCACCGGCGTCACCGTGCTCTTCGACGGGGCCACGCTGCAGTCCCTCTAGCCACGATATGGATTCCCGTTACATGAGGAATCCATATCATAGGGCCCTGGTGGAGCCTTTTAAGAGCAAGGGCACAGGCCTCGCTGGGGCCTAGGTTGAAGTTCAAGAGCCTTGAGGAGGCTGTGGCCAACAGGAAGGTCCTGGTGCTCGGCATAGGCGGAGGGGGAGACGCCGCTGGGGCCCTCTACCTCTACCAGAAGGTCAGGAGGTTCGGCGGGAGGCCAATACTAGGCTCAGTGGTCTGGGAGAGGTACGCCATAGACCCCTACCCAGGGCCCATACCGCTTGAGGCCATGGTGGACGTCGACATACTCGGGGACTCCGCCGCCCTGGTCAGCGGGAGCTCATATGCAGTAAGGTTTGGGAGGCAGCTCAGGCCCCAGATAGTCAGGGCCGCCGAGCTCCTGGGCGAGAAGGCCCTCTTCGTCGACATAAGCAAGGGGAGCGAGGGGGTTAGGAGGGCCCTTGAGGCAGCCAGGGACCAGCTCGGGGTTGAGCTCGTCA
It includes:
- a CDS encoding signal recognition particle protein Srp54, translated to MLEGLREAVRKFLGGGSTYKDSVEEFIRDLQRELIRADVNVALVKRLSDAIRQRALEQEPPPGVSRRDWFLKIVYEELVKVFGGEEPPSVEPRKVPWVILLVGVQGSGKTTTAGKLARFYSARGYRVGLVETDTYRPGALEQLRTLAQMSGALFYGEPAGRAEEIASRGVKELESRGAQVIIVDTAGRHGYGDEQALLDEMRRIADAVSPDEVALVVDAAIGQRAFDLARRFHEATPIGTIIVTKLDGTAKGGGVLSAVAATGARVKFVGTGEKVDELEPFDPQGFVSRIMGLGDIRSLLERVREAEAEERAVKVVEEDIEKGRVNMRTIYAQLKSIRRLGPLSRVLEMLPLSTLPVKVGDEQVKLGEEKINKWLHIIESMTYEELDDPDIIDRSRMRRIAVGSGTTVNDVKELLAYYKSVKAVVKRLKRDRSLLRRFGLQAGE
- a CDS encoding DNA/RNA-binding protein AlbA (Sso10b; forms dimers; interacts with silencing protein Sir2 which regulates Alba by deacetylation of a lysine residue which affects DNA binding affinity; binds double-stranded DNA tightly distributed uniformly and abundantly on the chromosome), which produces MSQGQENVVLIGKKPVVNYMLALIEVFNSSPSAEVKVKARGKAICKAVDVISAVKARYFTNLYVKSFSADYEEVDTDKGKVKLPAVEITVALAPQGSQPTPQPAGQTS
- a CDS encoding ABC transporter ATP-binding protein; translated protein: MGQAVLELRDVRKRFGDREALRGVSVSIGEGEFLGLVGPNGAGKTTLIRVSLGLLRRDSGDVRLFGRDPFLDPTARESVGVIFERPSLPATMPVIELLRRAARIYGVPESDVREAVKLAGLEGHESRPFGQLSAGLKQRAAIAHALVASPKFLVADEPTSNLDPVERASVLETLSRLKKERGVTILLSSHVLSEVLRVVDRIVVIKQGSVVAQGAPDEVIGSIKVARVRAPDPQALAKALIGRGLNAEAGVQEVTVRLRGPDDERALLLALADAVSSGIRYYGIDLVEPGLEELLREVS
- a CDS encoding SDR family oxidoreductase, with amino-acid sequence MSCNAIVTGASRGIGLEAARALASRGCDELLVARDRAGLEEASRELSSKYGVKAIPRPADMTSRESEAIVDEARSLLGDIDVAFVSYGNPPCEPCEPADASWDDWQYAASMYLVFPARLLGRLARVNGRKATVILVSSFSSRSPMWPTGVSDVVRAGLPAMAKLFSRAYPGSLRVIVLELGSFRTPGAERLIGELARREGVSAEDYWSRVASMSPLRRLGRPEELRELIAWLAFSPEYLTGVTVLFDGATLQSL